In Methanosarcina barkeri MS, a single window of DNA contains:
- a CDS encoding saccharopine dehydrogenase NADP-binding domain-containing protein: MKKTFSNKILIIGYGSVSQCTLPLLMDKLDVPLENITLIDFEDKSKALKKYTNQGLRFVCEKITPKNLSQVLSRYMENEGLIIDLSWNIDANEIIKWCHDHNVLYVNTSVEVWDPAEKFLTQSLLEKSLYIRQMRLLELSRDWKDAPTAVVDHGANPGLITHFVKQGLLDIAASTCADKKVSPEDEQEITLLAKNRDFAHLAKKLGVKVIHCSERDTQVANRAKEVNEFVGTWSIEGLREEGTAPVEIAWGTHESKLPPLAHIPPYGPKNVILLPQMGINTWVRSWIPDEEIVGMAIRHGESYGLSKLLTVWEDDKPVYRPTVHYAYMPCHDTLSSLCELRGRNYELQPRLRIMTNEITSGEDIMGALLMGHSYNSWWTGSALSIEETRSLAPGQNATTLQVAAGIVAAILWMLENPREGIKTPEDLPHDFVLDIARPYLGKFISTPSDWTPLKNRKIFFKESPAVKHNPDPWQFENFQFVG, encoded by the coding sequence ATGAAAAAAACATTTTCCAATAAAATTCTCATTATAGGTTATGGATCAGTTTCACAATGCACCCTACCCCTTTTAATGGATAAACTTGATGTTCCGTTAGAAAATATTACCTTAATTGATTTTGAAGATAAATCAAAAGCCCTAAAAAAATATACAAATCAGGGATTAAGATTTGTCTGTGAAAAAATTACCCCAAAAAATTTGAGTCAGGTTTTGTCACGATATATGGAAAATGAAGGCTTGATCATTGACCTTTCGTGGAATATCGATGCCAATGAAATCATTAAGTGGTGTCATGATCACAATGTATTGTACGTTAACACGTCTGTTGAAGTATGGGACCCTGCTGAAAAATTTTTGACTCAAAGCCTATTGGAAAAATCGCTTTACATAAGGCAAATGAGATTGCTTGAACTTTCCCGTGATTGGAAAGATGCGCCAACTGCTGTTGTTGACCATGGCGCAAATCCTGGTCTGATAACTCACTTCGTAAAGCAAGGCTTGCTGGATATTGCCGCCAGCACCTGTGCTGATAAGAAAGTCTCTCCCGAAGATGAACAGGAAATTACCCTTCTTGCAAAAAACAGGGACTTTGCCCACCTCGCTAAGAAATTGGGAGTAAAAGTGATCCACTGTAGCGAACGGGATACTCAAGTCGCAAACAGGGCAAAGGAAGTTAATGAATTTGTCGGAACATGGAGCATTGAAGGATTAAGGGAAGAAGGAACTGCTCCGGTTGAAATAGCCTGGGGAACGCATGAGAGCAAATTACCGCCCCTGGCGCATATACCTCCATACGGACCGAAAAATGTGATTCTCTTGCCTCAGATGGGCATTAATACATGGGTCAGATCGTGGATACCGGATGAAGAAATTGTAGGTATGGCGATCCGTCATGGCGAATCATATGGCCTTTCAAAACTGTTAACTGTTTGGGAAGACGACAAACCGGTCTATCGTCCTACCGTGCATTATGCTTATATGCCCTGTCATGATACGCTTTCCTCTCTCTGCGAACTGCGAGGCCGAAATTATGAACTTCAACCGAGACTTCGGATTATGACAAATGAAATCACATCTGGCGAGGATATAATGGGAGCACTCTTAATGGGCCATTCTTATAATTCCTGGTGGACTGGAAGTGCATTGAGCATTGAGGAGACCAGATCCCTTGCTCCCGGTCAGAACGCTACAACTCTTCAGGTAGCAGCAGGCATTGTTGCAGCTATTCTCTGGATGCTTGAAAATCCGCGAGAAGGCATTAAAACACCTGAGGACTTGCCTCATGATTTTGTCCTGGATATTGCCAGACCGTATCTTGGAAAGTTTATTTCCACACCATCGGACTGGACGCCGCTTAAAAATCGCAAAATATTTTTCAAAGAAAGCCCGGCAGTAAAACACAATCCTGATCCATGGCAATTCGAAAATTTTCAATTCGTAGGTTAA
- the argF gene encoding ornithine carbamoyltransferase: MKKDVLSITDLSKEEIYELLESAMDLKEKRKAGEPTEYLKNKSLGMIFEKASTRTRVSFEVAMTDFGGHSLYLNSRDIQIGRGETIEDTARTLSGYLHGIMARVMSHETVEKLAKYSTIPVINALSDMEHPCQILGDFMTIMEYKDKFEDLKFAWVGDGNNVCNSALLGSAIVGMEFAVACPKGYEPKPEFLEKAKALGGKFTVTDDPKVAVKDADIIYTDVWVSMGDEAEQEKRLKDFAAFQVNTELLGVAKPDVIVMHCLPARRGLEITDEVMDGPNSVIFEEAENRLHAQKALILKLMR, translated from the coding sequence ATGAAGAAGGATGTACTTTCGATAACTGACCTGTCCAAAGAAGAGATTTATGAACTCCTCGAATCGGCCATGGACCTGAAAGAAAAACGCAAAGCTGGAGAACCTACAGAGTACCTGAAGAACAAAAGCCTGGGAATGATTTTTGAGAAAGCTTCCACAAGAACCAGGGTTTCCTTTGAGGTTGCAATGACCGATTTCGGAGGACATTCCCTTTACCTGAATTCCAGAGATATCCAGATAGGGAGAGGCGAAACCATTGAGGACACTGCCAGAACCCTCTCAGGCTACCTTCACGGAATCATGGCCAGAGTTATGAGCCACGAGACCGTAGAGAAATTGGCCAAATACTCAACCATACCCGTGATTAATGCGCTTTCGGACATGGAGCACCCCTGTCAGATACTTGGCGATTTCATGACCATAATGGAGTACAAGGACAAATTCGAAGACCTGAAGTTCGCCTGGGTAGGAGACGGAAACAACGTCTGTAATTCAGCCCTGCTAGGCTCGGCGATTGTGGGAATGGAATTCGCAGTTGCCTGCCCGAAAGGATATGAACCTAAGCCCGAGTTCCTTGAAAAGGCAAAAGCCCTCGGAGGTAAGTTTACAGTTACGGATGACCCGAAGGTTGCCGTAAAAGATGCGGATATCATTTATACGGATGTCTGGGTTTCCATGGGTGATGAAGCCGAACAGGAGAAACGCCTGAAGGACTTTGCTGCTTTCCAGGTCAATACCGAACTCCTTGGAGTTGCAAAACCGGACGTAATAGTTATGCACTGCCTGCCAGCCCGTAGAGGCCTTGAGATTACGGATGAAGTTATGGACGGCCCGAATTCCGTAATTTTTGAAGAGGCTGAAAACCGTCTGCATGCGCAAAAAGCCCTTATCCTGAAATTGATGAGATGA
- a CDS encoding NAD(P)/FAD-dependent oxidoreductase, translating into MEYGKKITVKEISFWLETSPGTNFPKLDKRLKVDVAILGGGIAGITSAALLMEAGYKVAVIEADRIIKGVTVRTTAKVSVAPNIIYKNLVSKLGKSKAQDFANANIKAVEKIAEIVRKWNIDCEFQRLPLYIYTESGERIDEIKGEFEAAKQLGLPVSYTEEVPLPFETGPAIKYENQAQFHPRKYLLALSKHIIGKGSYIFENTSAITVKDGEIKEVVTDQGSIMADQVIIATHTPVYDPDQLYRHLHSARSYVLALYAKGNFPEGMFIDFNPVHTYRTTPTDKGKLIIVAGEHSPADVADKNIYYGRLENYARQHLNVKSIEYRWSSKDCTTDDGLPLIGMTSQKGIYVAAGFGFWGMANGTTAAMVITDLINGQENKFVDLFNPLRFL; encoded by the coding sequence ATGGAATATGGGAAAAAGATCACTGTAAAAGAAATTTCTTTCTGGCTAGAAACGTCTCCTGGTACAAATTTTCCAAAACTTGACAAAAGGTTGAAAGTTGACGTGGCGATTCTGGGAGGCGGTATTGCAGGTATAACTTCTGCAGCATTGTTGATGGAAGCCGGGTACAAAGTAGCAGTAATAGAAGCAGATCGGATCATAAAAGGAGTAACAGTTAGAACCACGGCTAAGGTAAGTGTGGCACCTAATATAATTTACAAGAATCTTGTATCAAAATTAGGTAAGTCAAAAGCTCAGGATTTTGCTAATGCTAATATTAAGGCAGTTGAAAAGATAGCTGAGATTGTAAGAAAGTGGAACATTGACTGTGAATTTCAACGCCTTCCTCTTTACATCTACACAGAGTCCGGTGAAAGAATTGATGAGATTAAAGGTGAATTTGAAGCTGCAAAACAGTTAGGACTTCCAGTTTCTTACACCGAAGAAGTGCCTTTACCTTTTGAAACTGGTCCCGCTATCAAATATGAGAATCAGGCCCAATTTCATCCGCGTAAGTATCTTCTGGCTCTTTCAAAACATATAATTGGAAAAGGAAGTTATATCTTTGAGAATACTTCTGCCATCACTGTCAAAGATGGTGAAATCAAAGAAGTAGTAACAGATCAGGGCTCAATAATGGCCGATCAAGTAATAATTGCAACACATACACCAGTATATGATCCCGACCAACTCTACAGGCATTTGCATTCAGCAAGATCCTATGTGTTAGCATTATATGCTAAAGGAAATTTCCCTGAAGGGATGTTTATAGATTTCAATCCTGTTCACACATATAGGACTACCCCTACAGATAAAGGTAAACTGATCATTGTTGCTGGAGAACATAGTCCTGCAGATGTAGCTGACAAAAATATTTACTATGGCCGGCTTGAAAACTATGCACGCCAACACCTTAATGTTAAGTCTATTGAATACCGCTGGTCCAGTAAAGACTGCACTACTGACGATGGTCTACCTCTTATAGGCATGACATCTCAAAAAGGCATTTATGTAGCAGCTGGATTCGGATTTTGGGGAATGGCAAACGGCACCACTGCTGCCATGGTAATTACTGATCTCATTAATGGTCAAGAAAACAAATTCGTTGATCTATTCAATCCCTTAAGATTTCTATAA
- a CDS encoding threonine/serine exporter family protein: MKFLTELSRALTTAGIAVMSIESILKKICQAYGFKAEEVISLPTFLIIKIANSDSKALEVTLQKPGVLPLDQVSRLYELINQAENADRSYAVGS, encoded by the coding sequence TTGAAATTCCTCACAGAGCTTTCCAGAGCTCTGACTACTGCAGGAATTGCGGTAATGTCCATAGAGTCAATTTTGAAAAAAATATGTCAGGCTTATGGTTTCAAAGCTGAGGAGGTTATTAGTTTACCTACTTTTTTAATCATAAAGATTGCAAATAGCGATTCAAAGGCTCTGGAAGTCACCCTGCAGAAACCCGGAGTACTTCCTTTAGACCAGGTTTCAAGATTATATGAGTTGATCAACCAGGCAGAAAATGCTGATAGGAGTTACGCAGTTGGCTCCTAG
- the ygiD gene encoding 4,5-DOPA-extradiol-dioxygenase codes for MEKIMPVLFVGHGSPMNAIEDNEFTKNWVNISKKIPKPKAILAISAHYEREDTSVTSNEILKTIHDFYGFPKQLYDKKYDCSGSQELVLNIKNLIEDVNFDSNWGIDHGVWCVLSKMYPNAEIPVVELSINRKLSMQQHYELGKKLYNLREEEILIFCTGNVVHNLMVADISESPYKWAISFDEKVKKFVTTRDDLKLVNYKLIGEDALLSVNSAEHYIPLIYSLGATNKNETVSFFCEKIVYATISMRCILFENLS; via the coding sequence ATGGAAAAAATTATGCCTGTATTATTTGTGGGTCATGGTTCACCAATGAATGCCATAGAAGACAATGAGTTTACAAAAAATTGGGTAAATATTTCCAAAAAAATTCCAAAACCTAAAGCAATACTGGCCATATCTGCACACTATGAAAGAGAAGATACTAGCGTTACTTCAAACGAAATACTCAAAACAATTCACGATTTTTATGGGTTTCCTAAACAATTATATGATAAAAAATATGATTGTTCCGGTTCACAGGAACTTGTTCTTAATATAAAAAATCTAATTGAAGATGTTAATTTCGACTCTAATTGGGGCATTGATCATGGAGTATGGTGTGTACTTTCTAAGATGTATCCAAATGCTGAGATTCCTGTAGTTGAGCTGAGTATAAATCGAAAGCTCAGTATGCAACAGCATTATGAACTGGGAAAGAAACTCTATAATTTAAGAGAAGAAGAAATTCTTATTTTCTGTACTGGCAATGTCGTTCATAATCTTATGGTGGCAGATATATCCGAAAGTCCTTATAAATGGGCAATAAGTTTTGATGAGAAAGTGAAAAAGTTTGTCACAACCAGAGATGATCTTAAACTGGTAAATTACAAGTTAATTGGAGAAGACGCATTGTTATCTGTTAACTCCGCTGAACATTATATTCCTTTAATCTATTCTCTTGGCGCAACAAACAAAAATGAGACTGTCAGCTTTTTTTGTGAAAAGATAGTTTATGCAACTATTTCCATGCGGTGTATATTATTTGAGAATTTATCATAA
- a CDS encoding threonine/serine exporter family protein produces the protein MTPEQGIRRINEIINVKRQHNYIKNILGYALFSTGLGMLFLPTFNGLFFCGALGAIAGLILAYSKDKTRLTLVLPVLTAFIVSTIFFLGIKQGIINGSLTIMVPALAYFIPGAVLSTGMFELAANNLVSGAARLVQGVVILLLLLFGVIIGLQVVGLPEDYIIANTATPLYWWAPYIGVLIFTFGMYLLMCIRNKDMLGVLIVLLATFFGQQAGNYFLGGLFGAFTGSIIMTMLGTFLERSKLRTPYYVSIIPAFWVLVPGSLGFLSLAALVGQNYSSSIASLIQVALTFVAISTGLLIGAAIADPLTIGSSP, from the coding sequence ATAACGCCTGAACAGGGAATAAGGCGTATTAATGAAATAATAAATGTTAAGCGCCAACATAATTATATTAAAAATATTTTAGGTTACGCACTGTTTTCCACAGGCCTGGGAATGCTCTTTCTACCAACCTTTAATGGGTTATTTTTTTGTGGAGCATTAGGAGCCATAGCTGGACTTATACTGGCTTATTCCAAGGATAAAACAAGACTTACTCTGGTTCTGCCTGTTCTAACGGCCTTTATCGTTTCCACGATATTCTTTCTCGGTATTAAACAGGGAATTATAAACGGGTCTCTAACCATAATGGTCCCTGCACTTGCTTACTTCATTCCCGGAGCAGTTCTGTCTACGGGAATGTTCGAACTGGCAGCAAACAATCTGGTATCTGGTGCAGCTCGCCTGGTTCAGGGAGTTGTAATACTGCTACTTCTCTTATTTGGAGTGATAATAGGCCTCCAGGTTGTAGGTTTGCCCGAAGATTACATAATAGCCAACACGGCAACTCCTTTGTATTGGTGGGCTCCCTATATTGGGGTTCTTATTTTCACCTTTGGGATGTACCTCTTGATGTGCATAAGAAACAAGGACATGTTAGGGGTTTTAATTGTATTGTTAGCCACTTTTTTTGGACAGCAAGCAGGAAACTACTTTTTGGGGGGACTTTTTGGAGCTTTCACGGGTTCCATCATCATGACAATGCTAGGAACTTTTCTGGAACGATCCAAACTTAGAACACCGTATTATGTGTCTATAATACCTGCATTCTGGGTCCTGGTTCCAGGATCACTTGGGTTTCTCAGCTTAGCTGCATTAGTGGGACAGAACTATTCCTCTTCCATTGCCAGTTTGATCCAGGTAGCTCTGACCTTTGTGGCGATCTCCACGGGGCTGTTAATCGGTGCTGCGATTGCTGATCCATTAACAATCGGGTCATCTCCCTAA
- the purD gene encoding phosphoribosylamine--glycine ligase, with amino-acid sequence MKILLIGGGGREHAIAEGIKKSKHNPSLYALMAKKNPGIASLCEDFFLEKETEVEKVVEYAKARNIEMAFVGPEAPLAAGVADALWKAGIPVVGPKKACATIEFDKAWARNFMKKYEIKGCPAYEVFTEEKPAHDFIEKLGDVAVKPSGLTGGKGVKVMGDQLPDLEAAKAYTSELLEKGPVVIEERFIGEEFTLQAFVDGKSLVFFPAVQDHKRAYEGDLGPNTGGMGSYTDAGEILPFMLPEDLEKAKKIMKDTVKALSEETGTGYQGVLYGQFILTASGPKVVEFNARFGDPEAMNVISLLETDFVDIMSAVVKGTLGNLPVSFSKKATVCKYAVPAGYPENPEKDSEVTVGNIGDASIYYASVYEKEGKVYTTSSRAIAVIGIAETITAAEKIAQNALENLHGKLFFRKDIGTAALIQKRIDHMKELRG; translated from the coding sequence ATGAAAATTTTGCTTATCGGCGGAGGCGGAAGGGAACACGCAATCGCCGAGGGAATCAAGAAAAGCAAGCATAATCCCTCTCTTTATGCGTTAATGGCGAAAAAAAATCCCGGAATTGCTTCCCTCTGTGAGGACTTTTTCCTTGAGAAAGAAACTGAAGTTGAAAAAGTTGTTGAGTACGCAAAAGCCAGAAACATCGAAATGGCTTTTGTAGGCCCTGAAGCCCCTCTTGCAGCAGGAGTTGCAGATGCCCTCTGGAAAGCAGGAATTCCGGTTGTAGGGCCTAAAAAAGCCTGTGCAACTATAGAATTTGACAAGGCCTGGGCAAGAAATTTCATGAAAAAATATGAAATCAAAGGCTGCCCTGCATATGAAGTTTTCACAGAGGAAAAACCTGCGCACGATTTTATAGAAAAACTGGGCGACGTGGCAGTCAAGCCCTCAGGTCTGACAGGAGGCAAAGGCGTAAAAGTTATGGGAGACCAGCTCCCTGACCTAGAAGCCGCCAAAGCCTACACAAGTGAGCTGCTTGAGAAAGGGCCTGTAGTCATTGAGGAACGCTTTATAGGAGAGGAGTTTACGCTTCAGGCCTTTGTAGACGGAAAAAGCCTTGTTTTCTTCCCTGCAGTGCAGGACCACAAAAGAGCCTATGAAGGAGATCTCGGACCCAATACAGGCGGTATGGGTTCATACACTGATGCCGGAGAAATCCTGCCTTTTATGCTCCCTGAAGACCTTGAGAAAGCAAAGAAGATTATGAAGGATACCGTAAAGGCGCTTTCTGAGGAAACCGGGACCGGATATCAGGGTGTTCTCTATGGGCAGTTCATTCTTACAGCCAGCGGTCCCAAGGTAGTGGAATTCAATGCTCGATTCGGTGACCCCGAAGCAATGAATGTGATCTCTCTCCTTGAAACAGACTTCGTGGATATCATGTCTGCAGTGGTTAAAGGGACTCTTGGAAATTTGCCTGTAAGCTTTAGCAAGAAAGCAACTGTCTGTAAATATGCAGTTCCTGCCGGTTATCCAGAAAATCCTGAAAAAGACAGCGAAGTAACTGTAGGAAACATAGGGGATGCGTCCATTTATTATGCCAGTGTCTACGAAAAAGAAGGAAAAGTTTACACAACCAGCTCCCGCGCAATTGCAGTTATTGGGATTGCTGAAACTATAACTGCAGCCGAAAAAATTGCCCAGAATGCCCTTGAAAATCTCCACGGCAAGCTATTTTTCCGGAAAGACATTGGGACTGCCGCTCTTATCCAGAAGAGAATTGACCATATGAAAGAACTTAGAGGCTAA
- a CDS encoding IS701 family transposase — MDINPPKCTDIDYINFLIAASNVFSCTEAARCYPDIANAPSHDAFTRCLQRQPPDTEALWEEVKSYVKLKGGYLIVDDSTLDKPYAEEIAFVRRMWSGKHHRTVKGIGLVTLVWTDGTTVIPIDFRIYNIDVDDKTKNDHFRDMLDKAEERGFNPKFVLFDTWYASVKNLKAIRQKEWHFLTRLKNNRLVNPDNKGNVPLETVDIPPKGRVVHLKAYGFVKVFRIVSKNGDTQHWVTDVQEMDEAKREDLAKKSWKIEEYHRGIKQFCGVEKCQARKEESQRAHIMFSLRAFLRLELQRIKSGISWFESAMKIRRVAVTEYLRNPQYTLN, encoded by the coding sequence ATGGACATAAATCCACCTAAGTGTACCGACATTGACTACATTAATTTTCTCATTGCGGCTTCTAACGTTTTTAGCTGTACTGAAGCTGCTAGATGTTATCCAGACATAGCTAATGCTCCTTCTCATGATGCTTTTACTCGTTGCCTTCAAAGGCAACCTCCAGACACGGAAGCACTATGGGAGGAAGTAAAAAGTTATGTCAAGCTTAAGGGAGGATACCTAATTGTTGATGATTCAACATTAGATAAACCATACGCAGAAGAAATTGCTTTTGTTCGTCGTATGTGGAGTGGAAAACATCATCGTACTGTAAAGGGAATAGGCCTGGTTACCTTAGTTTGGACTGACGGTACAACCGTTATACCTATCGATTTTCGAATTTATAACATCGATGTAGACGACAAAACAAAGAATGACCATTTCCGTGATATGCTTGACAAGGCCGAAGAACGTGGTTTTAATCCCAAATTCGTTTTATTTGATACATGGTATGCAAGTGTGAAAAACCTTAAAGCCATTAGACAGAAAGAGTGGCATTTCCTTACAAGATTGAAAAATAATCGTTTGGTAAATCCTGACAACAAGGGAAATGTGCCACTTGAAACAGTAGATATTCCTCCAAAAGGACGTGTGGTTCACCTCAAAGCATATGGATTTGTAAAGGTGTTTAGGATAGTTTCAAAAAATGGAGACACGCAACACTGGGTTACAGATGTGCAAGAGATGGATGAAGCAAAACGTGAAGATTTGGCAAAGAAGTCATGGAAAATTGAGGAATATCATAGGGGAATAAAACAGTTCTGTGGTGTCGAAAAATGTCAGGCAAGAAAGGAAGAATCACAAAGAGCACATATAATGTTCTCATTAAGAGCTTTTCTTAGACTGGAATTACAAAGAATCAAAAGTGGAATATCCTGGTTTGAAAGTGCTATGAAAATTAGAAGAGTGGCAGTGACAGAATACTTAAGGAATCCCCAATACACGTTAAATTAA